The following proteins are co-located in the Salvelinus sp. IW2-2015 unplaced genomic scaffold, ASM291031v2 Un_scaffold16422, whole genome shotgun sequence genome:
- the LOC112080679 gene encoding SAM pointed domain-containing Ets transcription factor-like produces the protein MSSLGESLSSEGSSPSLPPRLGLPESNMGHRAGAAWEMENTKPCMEALEHCGFPGLYLSCFDMLFTEDAAWLVKVSEASPGLACAMPVPVPRMAHGEEPEQCPVIDSQALGLSPGLEGQEEERSLEQVQSMVVGEVLKDIETACKLLNITPDPMEWNSGNVQKWLLWTEHLYRLPQAGKTFQEQTGKDLCAMSEEDFRQRVPQCGDTLHAHLDIWKSAAWMKERCSVGDSKITGGEELWLEADSSCSGQPIHLWQFLRELLLKPHNYGRCIRWLNKEKGIFKIEDSAQVARLWGRRKNRPAMNYDKLSRSIRQYYKKGIIRKPDVSQRLVYQFVHPV, from the exons ATGTCGAGTCTGGGGGAGAGTCTATCATCAGAGGGCAGCAGCCCATCGTTACCGCCCCGCCTAGGTCTGCCCGAGAGCAACATGGGACACAGGGCCGGGGCTGCCTGGGAGATGGAGAACACCAAGCCCTGCATGGAGGCTCTGGAGCATTGCGGCTTTCCAGGCCTCTACCTGTCCTGCTTCGACATGCTCTTTACCGAGGACGCCGCCTGGCTGGTGAAGGTGTCCGAGGCCTCCCCGGGTCTGGCCTGCGCCATGCCTGTCCCTGTACCCAGGATGGCGCACGGGGAGGAGCCAGAGCAGTGCCCCGTCATCGACAGCCAGGCCCTGGGGCTCTCCCCGGGGCTAGAGGGCCAGGAGGAGGAGCGCTCCCTGGAACAAGTCCAGAGCATGGTGGTCGGAGAGGTTCTGAAGGACATCGAGACGGCCTGCAAGCTGCTCAACATCACCCCAG ACCCCATGGAGTGGAACTCGGGGAACGTTCAGAAGTGGTTGCTGTGGACAGAGCATCTGTACAGACTGCCTCAGGCTGGAAAGACCTTCCAGGAGCAGACTGGGAAAGACCTGTGTGCCATGAGTGAAGAGGACTTCAGGCAGAGGGTCCCTCAGTGTGGAGACACTCTGCACGCCCACCTGGACATCTGGAAGTCAG CTGCCTGGATGAAAGAGAGGTGTTCAGTTGGAGACAGCAAAATCACAG GCGGAGAAGAGCTGTGGTTGGAGGCAGACTCGTCGTGCTCAGGCCAGCCCATCCACCTGTGGCAGTTCCTCAGAGAGCTGCTCCTCAAGCCCCACAACTACGGACGCTGCATCCGCTGGCTCAACAAGGAGAAAG GTATTTTCAAAATCGAGGACTCTGCTCAGGTGGCGAGACTCTGGGGACGGAGGAAGAACCGTCCAGCGATGAACTATGACAAGCTGAGCCGCTCCATACGGCAGTACTACAAGAAGGGCATCATCCGCAAGCCTGACGTCTCCCAGAGACTGGTCTACCAGTTTGTCCACCCAGTataa